One genomic region from Myxococcales bacterium encodes:
- the map gene encoding type I methionyl aminopeptidase, with amino-acid sequence MAVEIKSPKEIDGIRVASQMAAETLLLVGENLRPGMSTAEIDALVHEDTLRRGAYPAPLNYKGFPKSVCTSINDVVCHGIPGRAVLRAGDIVNVDVTTLFNGFHGDTSATFYVGAPSAEARLVTETARKALELGIAEVREGARLGDIGAAIQEYVEGTGCSVVRDFVGHGIGRKFHEPPQVKHFGKRGTLERLRAGMVFTIEPMVNIGGYEVVVDELDKWTVRTTDGSLSAQFEHTVLVTRSGAEILTKRGKPLRMSENVANVFAL; translated from the coding sequence GTGGCAGTCGAGATCAAGAGCCCGAAAGAAATCGATGGCATCCGTGTGGCGAGCCAAATGGCCGCCGAGACGCTGCTGTTGGTCGGCGAGAACCTGCGGCCAGGCATGTCCACCGCCGAGATCGACGCGCTCGTCCACGAAGACACGCTGCGCCGCGGCGCTTACCCGGCGCCGCTCAACTACAAAGGCTTCCCCAAGAGCGTCTGCACCTCCATCAACGACGTCGTTTGCCACGGCATCCCGGGCCGCGCTGTGCTGCGCGCCGGGGACATCGTGAACGTCGACGTGACGACCCTCTTCAACGGCTTCCACGGCGACACCTCGGCCACGTTCTACGTCGGAGCCCCCAGCGCCGAGGCCCGACTCGTGACGGAGACCGCGCGCAAGGCTCTTGAGCTCGGCATCGCCGAAGTCCGCGAGGGCGCGCGCCTCGGCGACATCGGTGCCGCGATCCAGGAATACGTCGAGGGGACCGGCTGCAGTGTGGTGCGCGACTTCGTCGGTCATGGCATCGGACGAAAGTTCCACGAGCCACCGCAAGTGAAGCACTTCGGCAAGCGCGGAACGCTCGAGCGGCTCCGAGCGGGCATGGTCTTCACCATCGAACCGATGGTGAACATCGGCGGCTACGAAGTCGTCGTCGACGAGCTCGACAAGTGGACCGTCCGCACGACCGACGGCTCGCTCTCAGCGCAATTCGAGCACACCGTTCTCGTCACGCGCAGCGGCGCGGAGATCTTGACCAAGCGGGGCAAGCCGCTTCGCATGAGCGAGAACGTCGCGAACGTCTTCGCCCTCTGA
- the recN gene encoding DNA repair protein RecN, which yields MLLQLSVANIVTIERLVFEPAVGFNVLTGETGAGKSMLVDALGLVLGGRARPDMVRAGAREAEVDALFELPPGSRAAAWLEAAGIPGGRELVVRRVVMSEGRSRAYLNGRLSTLAQLAELAPELCDIASQHESVTLTDASTHIEYLDAFGKLDGARAELARQVDELAEIDRALSAAQEAARGRAEREDFLTFQAKEIDELEVRPGEETTLEEECARLRHADKLASLSRSSSEQLYEGDGSVCDALGRIVSTLAAAAAIDASLAPLLRTAEVARTDLAELARSLSRYGDGIDVNPARLGALEDRLARLSKLLRKHGPTAEDVLTYRREIGVELASLDQVGDRIATLTAAREEAHARAAAAARALSKKRRSSAERLARAIGQELAMLGMGRARVVVDVAPLGSSHGSIDVDGARLSRAGVDRVEFLIAPNRGEEPRPLRRIASGGELSRALLAIKRVLADSGPAGFYVFDEVDAGVSGAIAEVIGRAIADVARHRQVLCITHLPQIAALADAHFVVEKCESQQRTFTAVRRLTDADRVTEVARMIGGVRVGDAARKAASELLASRRA from the coding sequence ATGTTGCTTCAGCTGTCGGTTGCCAACATTGTCACCATCGAACGGTTGGTCTTTGAGCCAGCCGTGGGCTTCAACGTTCTCACCGGCGAGACCGGTGCTGGCAAGTCGATGCTCGTGGACGCGCTCGGCCTCGTGCTTGGCGGTCGCGCCCGCCCCGACATGGTTCGGGCGGGCGCCCGCGAAGCGGAGGTCGACGCGCTCTTCGAGCTCCCGCCCGGTTCGCGCGCCGCCGCGTGGTTGGAGGCGGCCGGCATCCCAGGAGGCCGCGAGCTCGTCGTGCGTCGCGTCGTCATGTCCGAGGGACGCAGTCGGGCCTACCTAAACGGCCGCCTCTCCACGCTCGCCCAACTCGCCGAGCTTGCACCCGAGCTGTGCGACATCGCCTCGCAGCACGAGAGCGTCACCCTGACGGACGCGTCGACGCATATCGAATACCTCGACGCCTTCGGCAAGCTTGACGGCGCGCGCGCCGAGCTGGCCCGCCAGGTCGACGAGCTCGCCGAGATCGACCGCGCGCTGTCGGCCGCGCAGGAGGCCGCGCGTGGCCGCGCCGAGCGAGAAGACTTCCTCACGTTCCAGGCGAAGGAGATCGACGAGCTCGAGGTCCGTCCCGGCGAGGAGACGACCCTTGAAGAGGAGTGCGCGCGCCTTCGCCACGCCGACAAGCTCGCCAGCCTCAGCCGGTCGTCGTCGGAGCAACTCTACGAAGGCGACGGTTCGGTCTGCGACGCCCTGGGCCGCATCGTGTCGACGCTCGCCGCCGCCGCGGCCATCGACGCCAGCCTCGCGCCGCTCTTGCGCACCGCCGAGGTGGCCCGTACCGACCTCGCGGAGCTCGCGCGCTCGCTCAGCCGGTATGGCGACGGCATCGACGTGAATCCAGCTCGTCTCGGCGCCCTCGAAGACCGGCTTGCCCGACTCTCGAAGCTCCTCCGCAAGCACGGACCGACCGCCGAGGATGTGCTCACGTACCGGCGAGAGATCGGCGTTGAGCTGGCGTCGCTGGATCAGGTTGGCGACCGCATCGCGACCCTGACCGCCGCTCGCGAAGAAGCGCACGCGCGTGCCGCCGCGGCCGCGCGTGCCCTCTCGAAGAAGCGGCGCTCGTCGGCCGAGCGACTCGCCCGCGCCATCGGCCAAGAGCTCGCCATGTTGGGCATGGGCCGCGCGCGCGTCGTTGTCGACGTCGCGCCGCTCGGCAGTTCGCATGGCAGCATCGACGTCGATGGCGCGCGGCTCTCACGCGCCGGGGTCGATCGTGTTGAGTTTCTCATCGCTCCCAACCGCGGTGAGGAGCCTCGTCCGCTGCGACGCATCGCGAGCGGCGGTGAGCTCTCCCGGGCGCTGCTGGCCATCAAGCGCGTGCTCGCCGACAGCGGTCCCGCGGGCTTCTACGTCTTCGACGAGGTGGATGCCGGCGTGAGCGGCGCCATTGCAGAGGTCATCGGGCGCGCCATCGCGGATGTGGCTCGGCATCGCCAGGTGCTCTGCATCACCCACCTGCCACAGATCGCCGCGCTCGCCGACGCTCACTTCGTCGTTGAAAAGTGCGAAAGTCAGCAACGGACCTTCACCGCCGTGCGCCGCCTCACCGACGCTGATCGCGTCACCGAAGTCGCCCGGATGATCGGCGGCGTGCGGGTCGGCGACGCCGCTCGCAAGGCCGCATCAGAACTCCTCGCCAGTCGGCGCGCCTAG
- a CDS encoding Fic family protein yields the protein MNSFGPRLTGIRRSDYAAHLRRGGSSAINVGVSRACQRSPSAASSYPRPARMPPRTPAKKKQGSAPKQPAKSAPPPAPPRPQSIEERTAYLERELQKAPAEFQQQYRENLDMSWIYHDAAIEGVVYTYQELRTAMDGTVAVVDSNMQPVCEEIRRHREALNVVRELAVKTVKAPITLDHLKRLYVTLHPEEGDVKTARYRKDIPQHRLYFHEYAPPDKIAYKMRQIIDWVNDPETKKSRSTVRLAARAHYDILRVFPFTQDSGKVARLFMNMLLLRGGYPPAIVHSTERQRYYEALRGSSTTMTSIILEAIENNLASVEKLLEDLAAGDR from the coding sequence ATGAATAGCTTTGGACCGCGCTTGACGGGAATCCGGCGGTCTGATTATGCTGCGCACCTGCGCCGGGGGGGCTCCTCGGCAATAAATGTTGGCGTTTCAAGGGCTTGCCAGCGGAGCCCAAGCGCCGCGAGTTCTTACCCTAGACCGGCGCGCATGCCTCCCCGAACGCCCGCAAAGAAAAAGCAAGGTTCCGCGCCGAAGCAGCCCGCCAAGTCGGCGCCGCCGCCGGCGCCGCCGCGCCCGCAGTCGATTGAGGAGCGCACGGCGTACCTGGAGCGCGAGCTTCAGAAGGCGCCTGCCGAATTTCAGCAGCAGTATCGGGAGAACCTAGACATGTCGTGGATTTACCACGACGCCGCCATCGAGGGCGTGGTCTACACCTACCAAGAGCTGCGAACGGCGATGGACGGCACGGTCGCCGTCGTCGACTCGAACATGCAGCCGGTGTGCGAAGAAATTCGCAGGCATCGGGAGGCCCTCAACGTGGTGCGTGAGCTGGCGGTCAAGACCGTCAAGGCGCCCATCACGCTCGACCACCTGAAGCGCCTCTACGTGACGCTCCATCCCGAGGAAGGCGACGTGAAGACGGCGCGCTATCGGAAGGACATTCCGCAGCACCGGCTCTACTTCCACGAGTACGCGCCGCCCGACAAGATCGCCTACAAGATGAGGCAGATCATCGATTGGGTGAACGACCCCGAGACGAAGAAGTCCCGGAGCACGGTGCGGCTCGCGGCTCGCGCCCACTACGACATCCTCCGCGTGTTCCCGTTCACGCAAGACAGCGGGAAGGTCGCGCGCCTCTTCATGAACATGCTGCTCTTGCGCGGCGGTTACCCGCCGGCCATCGTCCACTCGACAGAGCGGCAGCGCTACTACGAGGCCCTGCGTGGCTCGAGCACGACCATGACGAGCATCATCCTCGAAGCCATCGAGAACAACCTCGCGTCCGTCGAGAAGCTTCTCGAGGACTTGGCCGCGGGAGACCGCTAG
- a CDS encoding TerB family tellurite resistance protein has translation MRELSRITRSRGALWHSSRKSRASAGAPPDESVCAEGVGVAAVERYARSPSGHMKGPLEPASSQGNPMHEEDLAIVKGLVPVAWADGQFADKEKETLDALLDAFGATAEEKAQLIEYAKVKRSLDDINLQDLSAEDRRMLLQHAVLLTWVDGSQAAEEKAILDQLASRLKIPDEEARSIIEVATARVKSHLKLL, from the coding sequence ATGCGGGAGCTCTCGCGTATTACACGAAGCCGTGGAGCGCTTTGGCACTCCTCAAGGAAATCGAGAGCGTCCGCCGGCGCTCCTCCGGACGAATCCGTCTGCGCTGAAGGCGTTGGCGTCGCCGCCGTCGAGCGATATGCTCGGTCGCCGTCCGGGCACATGAAGGGCCCGCTCGAACCTGCATCATCCCAGGGGAATCCAATGCACGAGGAAGATCTCGCCATCGTCAAAGGGCTCGTGCCCGTTGCGTGGGCCGACGGACAGTTCGCCGACAAAGAGAAGGAGACGCTCGACGCCTTGCTCGATGCCTTCGGCGCCACCGCCGAGGAGAAGGCTCAGCTCATCGAGTACGCCAAGGTCAAGCGCTCCCTCGACGACATCAACCTGCAGGATCTGTCGGCGGAAGATCGCCGCATGTTGCTCCAGCACGCGGTCCTGTTGACCTGGGTCGACGGTTCCCAGGCTGCTGAGGAGAAAGCGATCCTCGACCAGCTGGCGAGTCGTCTGAAGATTCCCGACGAGGAAGCCCGCTCGATCATCGAGGTGGCGACGGCTCGGGTGAAGTCGCACCTGAAGCTCCTTTAG
- a CDS encoding response regulator — protein MQILVIEDSDSIAAMITALVSGRGHEVRGAASGAQGLEAAASFAPDIILIDWALGGAISGPETCARLRREASTRETPFLVFGDTDEEAKRQAIDAGALAYYTKPWSALALLKEIESVRRRSSGRIRLR, from the coding sequence ATGCAGATCCTCGTCATCGAGGACTCGGACTCGATCGCCGCCATGATCACCGCCCTCGTGAGCGGCCGAGGCCATGAGGTTCGTGGCGCCGCTTCGGGGGCTCAGGGCCTTGAGGCGGCGGCATCCTTTGCGCCGGACATCATTCTCATCGACTGGGCGCTCGGAGGCGCCATCAGCGGCCCCGAGACCTGCGCTCGCCTTCGTCGTGAGGCCTCGACGCGAGAAACGCCGTTTCTGGTCTTCGGCGACACCGACGAGGAGGCGAAGCGGCAGGCCATCGATGCGGGAGCTCTCGCGTATTACACGAAGCCGTGGAGCGCTTTGGCACTCCTCAAGGAAATCGAGAGCGTCCGCCGGCGCTCCTCCGGACGAATCCGTCTGCGCTGA
- a CDS encoding HAMP domain-containing histidine kinase yields the protein MDRWYAAWTLMSRGRLTKQELGWLLTQEAKGAAQRLRLGVQGLKGAAVVPSAEPVGAEVQLDATLDALDDAMRVLSTLHGPATGRGRRGRIDLAALLWEIAPDAHISIEPGSGTEVFGEESELRRMLQVLVGHESGAGASVTIKRDGDEVRVSAVLGPDSTATSDTERALLSRMALRYGGRYELDGGAETLALPAEGVAERSEAEKLRKELDEAKKQGEAYARELAQLVDTDELAGGPARTSRSVHGDGLGSLLRLSRGIAGELRGVLAGAAHASSQKAGKSETDDDRGEGVRRALSRAQGVVGMLSSFGELDPAEPHGNVDIVDVVREAIRSVGGRAARGEVVLRVEAEGPLHVRAAPRATDVLVRQLVEHAIAASARGTEVVVRVVAAKSGCLVHVDDSGSTLPATARVPLIELEIEPGTYARPSAVPLFMAAEIAGWQNVGFELADAPAAGLRATLSFRGI from the coding sequence ATGGACCGATGGTACGCTGCGTGGACGCTCATGTCCCGCGGACGCCTCACCAAACAAGAGCTCGGTTGGTTGCTCACGCAAGAAGCGAAGGGCGCAGCCCAACGCCTGCGCTTGGGGGTTCAGGGCTTGAAGGGGGCCGCGGTCGTCCCCTCGGCGGAGCCCGTGGGTGCGGAGGTCCAGCTGGACGCCACGCTCGACGCGCTCGACGACGCCATGCGCGTCTTGTCGACGTTGCACGGCCCGGCGACGGGACGCGGCCGCCGTGGGCGCATCGATCTCGCGGCGCTGCTCTGGGAAATCGCGCCCGACGCACACATCTCCATTGAGCCCGGCAGCGGTACCGAGGTGTTCGGCGAGGAGAGCGAGCTGCGGCGAATGCTCCAGGTCCTTGTCGGCCATGAGTCCGGGGCCGGCGCGTCGGTGACCATCAAGCGCGATGGCGACGAGGTTCGTGTCTCCGCGGTGCTGGGCCCCGACAGCACGGCGACGTCCGACACCGAGCGCGCCCTGCTCAGTCGCATGGCGCTCCGCTATGGCGGCCGGTACGAGCTCGACGGCGGCGCCGAAACCCTGGCCTTGCCGGCAGAAGGCGTGGCCGAACGGAGCGAAGCGGAGAAGCTCCGTAAGGAGCTAGACGAGGCCAAAAAGCAGGGCGAAGCGTACGCGCGCGAGCTCGCGCAACTCGTCGACACCGACGAGCTCGCGGGCGGTCCAGCCCGAACCTCGCGCAGCGTTCACGGCGACGGTCTGGGCAGCTTGTTGCGACTCTCGCGCGGGATCGCCGGCGAGTTGCGCGGCGTCTTGGCGGGGGCGGCTCATGCTTCGTCCCAGAAGGCGGGCAAGTCCGAGACCGACGATGATCGCGGTGAAGGCGTGCGACGCGCCCTTTCGCGCGCGCAAGGTGTCGTCGGCATGTTGTCGAGCTTCGGAGAGCTCGATCCCGCGGAGCCGCACGGCAACGTCGACATCGTCGACGTGGTTCGCGAAGCCATCCGATCGGTGGGAGGCCGCGCGGCGCGTGGCGAGGTTGTCCTTCGCGTCGAGGCCGAAGGCCCGCTTCACGTGCGCGCTGCGCCCCGCGCGACCGACGTGCTCGTGCGGCAGTTGGTCGAGCACGCCATCGCGGCCTCCGCGCGCGGCACAGAGGTGGTCGTGCGCGTCGTCGCCGCCAAGTCCGGCTGCCTCGTCCACGTCGACGATTCCGGGTCCACGTTGCCGGCCACGGCGCGCGTTCCGCTCATCGAGCTTGAGATTGAGCCGGGCACCTACGCGCGACCTTCGGCCGTACCGCTGTTCATGGCCGCAGAAATCGCTGGGTGGCAGAATGTGGGCTTCGAGCTGGCCGACGCGCCCGCCGCCGGCCTTCGCGCGACCCTGTCGTTCCGCGGCATCTGA
- a CDS encoding 3-isopropylmalate dehydratase produces the protein MAQKILSGRATDPTLQGDVVEAKVDQIVLARAPARALHLAREIGLKRAGVEVAIAYDGVCVTELGQGDALDAADFVGHNVLVGRPGVGFPAMTHLERFASPGRLCVTDEPRLAGVGGIGMLPIVVPAPMLAEALTHGRVWLRPPRSVQVLLSGNFRPFVGARDAAIELVRKGLGDVVARVEAAHRAPVVLEFAGPSVRRLSVSERAILASIAPSIGAAAALFVSDERTEVFLRDQRRSKAHRALVPDAGAPCEDVVSLDFGTVDPMLLDETGTPRSVRDLAGKPVSQVILGGDGGTTLRDLFAVAMLLKSKRVPSRLEFLLAVPSRQVLEVLGAGGALTDLIATGARLVEPDARLATGSMYPPVAGGLSVRTVDREPRLGPHAGHIVASAETVAAVVATGEITDPRTFKRPVRVTVPRVLPTDDVLVVRDRKGTEAAPKKEPPDLALAPAWKAAQALEVVDAATFEGGAKAVVAVAASVDETRALAARVLEGRAAGLRAVLAAAMPSPLATIFGAAGVLPLEGLAPKGSAAKGKAVQVPAPAAFADGPQTLAMGSGKVQATARLTATERGWLTAGAIRAKTKA, from the coding sequence ATGGCGCAAAAGATCCTCTCCGGCCGAGCGACGGACCCCACGCTACAGGGGGACGTCGTCGAGGCAAAAGTCGACCAGATCGTGCTGGCGCGCGCGCCGGCGCGGGCGCTGCACCTGGCGCGTGAGATTGGGCTCAAACGAGCCGGTGTTGAGGTCGCGATTGCCTACGACGGCGTTTGCGTGACGGAGCTTGGCCAGGGCGATGCGCTCGACGCCGCGGACTTCGTTGGCCACAACGTCCTAGTCGGCCGGCCCGGCGTCGGCTTTCCGGCAATGACGCACCTCGAACGGTTCGCCAGCCCCGGCCGACTCTGCGTGACCGACGAGCCGCGCCTCGCGGGCGTTGGCGGCATCGGCATGTTGCCCATCGTCGTTCCCGCTCCCATGTTGGCAGAGGCGTTGACGCACGGCCGCGTATGGCTCCGGCCGCCGAGGAGCGTGCAGGTCCTCCTGAGCGGAAACTTCAGGCCGTTCGTCGGCGCGCGCGACGCCGCCATCGAGCTGGTGCGCAAGGGGCTCGGCGACGTCGTCGCTCGTGTTGAGGCGGCGCACCGCGCCCCCGTCGTCCTCGAGTTCGCGGGTCCGAGCGTCCGGCGGCTCTCGGTGTCGGAGCGCGCGATTCTCGCGTCCATCGCTCCCTCCATCGGCGCCGCCGCCGCCCTCTTCGTCAGCGATGAGCGCACCGAGGTCTTCCTTCGCGATCAACGTCGCTCAAAGGCCCACCGCGCGCTGGTGCCCGACGCCGGCGCGCCGTGCGAAGACGTCGTCAGCCTCGACTTCGGCACCGTCGATCCGATGCTGCTCGACGAAACCGGGACGCCGCGGAGCGTCCGCGATCTCGCCGGCAAGCCGGTCTCGCAGGTCATCCTCGGCGGCGACGGCGGGACCACGCTCCGCGACCTGTTCGCCGTCGCGATGTTGCTCAAGTCGAAGCGCGTTCCCTCGCGACTCGAGTTCCTCCTTGCCGTTCCCTCGCGGCAGGTGCTCGAGGTCCTCGGAGCCGGTGGCGCGTTGACCGATCTCATCGCCACGGGGGCGCGGCTCGTCGAGCCCGACGCTCGCCTCGCGACGGGCTCGATGTATCCGCCCGTCGCTGGTGGTCTTAGCGTGCGCACCGTTGATCGAGAGCCCCGCCTGGGTCCTCACGCAGGACACATCGTGGCCTCAGCGGAGACGGTCGCGGCCGTCGTCGCGACAGGTGAAATCACGGACCCGCGCACGTTCAAGCGACCCGTCCGCGTGACCGTGCCCCGCGTCCTGCCGACGGACGACGTGCTCGTCGTCCGCGACCGAAAGGGAACCGAGGCCGCGCCGAAGAAGGAGCCCCCGGATCTCGCGCTCGCGCCTGCGTGGAAGGCGGCGCAGGCGCTCGAGGTCGTCGACGCAGCGACCTTCGAAGGCGGAGCCAAGGCCGTCGTCGCCGTTGCGGCGAGCGTCGACGAGACGCGGGCCCTTGCGGCGCGCGTCCTCGAAGGGCGGGCCGCTGGCCTGCGCGCGGTGCTCGCGGCGGCGATGCCGAGTCCTCTCGCGACCATCTTCGGCGCCGCCGGCGTCTTGCCGCTCGAAGGCTTGGCCCCGAAGGGCTCCGCGGCTAAGGGCAAGGCCGTTCAAGTGCCGGCGCCGGCAGCGTTCGCAGACGGCCCGCAGACCCTCGCCATGGGCTCAGGAAAGGTCCAAGCCACGGCCCGCCTGACGGCCACCGAGCGCGGCTGGCTCACGGCGGGTGCGATCCGAGCGAAGACGAAGGCGTGA
- the aroQ gene encoding type II 3-dehydroquinate dehydratase, with amino-acid sequence MASRRPSAVRLLCLSGPNLHLLGRREPDIYGTETLDAIHQRVAERARSLGASVDCRQSNHEGALIDWIGEASGAFEGILLNAGAYSHTSLALADALRAVRLPAVEVHLSNPEAREPFRRRSRVAAACVGKIVGFGGDSYVLAVEALVAHLRRAGLGA; translated from the coding sequence ATGGCCAGCCGTCGCCCCAGTGCCGTTCGGCTCCTCTGCCTCTCGGGGCCGAACCTTCACCTTTTGGGTCGGCGCGAGCCGGATATCTACGGCACCGAGACGCTCGACGCGATTCACCAGCGCGTGGCAGAGCGCGCTCGCTCGCTCGGGGCGTCGGTGGATTGCCGGCAGAGCAACCACGAGGGTGCGCTCATCGATTGGATCGGCGAGGCGAGCGGAGCCTTCGAGGGGATCCTCCTCAACGCCGGCGCCTACAGCCATACGTCCTTGGCGCTGGCGGATGCGCTGAGGGCCGTTCGTCTCCCGGCCGTCGAGGTGCATCTCTCGAATCCGGAGGCGCGTGAGCCCTTCCGGCGTCGCTCACGCGTCGCAGCGGCCTGCGTCGGAAAGATCGTGGGCTTCGGCGGAGACAGCTACGTGTTGGCCGTGGAAGCCCTGGTGGCACATCTCAGAAGAGCGGGCCTTGGCGCGTAA
- the accB gene encoding acetyl-CoA carboxylase biotin carboxyl carrier protein: MDIDKLKVLLDVLIEKDIAEFEHEDEALKLRVVRGARYAGPTVFAGPSHAAAPDAGASGAARAPAPSAADADSYDVTSPFVGTFYRAPSPDAPVFCEVGSVVRPGQTLCIIEAMKLMNEIEAEHSGTVVEVYAQNGKAVEFGQKLFRIKKA, encoded by the coding sequence GTGGACATCGACAAGTTGAAGGTGCTCCTCGACGTCCTTATCGAGAAGGACATCGCAGAGTTCGAACACGAAGATGAGGCGCTGAAACTTCGCGTCGTACGCGGCGCGCGTTACGCGGGCCCCACGGTCTTCGCCGGCCCAAGCCACGCAGCAGCTCCCGACGCGGGCGCGTCCGGCGCGGCGCGGGCCCCTGCCCCGTCGGCTGCCGACGCCGACTCCTACGACGTGACGAGCCCGTTCGTTGGGACGTTCTACCGCGCGCCGAGCCCCGACGCGCCGGTGTTCTGCGAAGTCGGCTCCGTCGTGCGACCCGGCCAGACGCTTTGCATCATCGAAGCGATGAAGCTGATGAACGAGATCGAGGCTGAGCACTCGGGCACCGTCGTCGAGGTCTACGCGCAGAACGGCAAGGCCGTCGAGTTCGGGCAGAAGCTCTTCCGCATCAAGAAGGCCTAA
- the accC gene encoding acetyl-CoA carboxylase biotin carboxylase subunit, with amino-acid sequence MFKKILIANRGEIALRVLRACRELGIKTVAVYSEPDARALHVRFADQAICIGPANASKSYLNIPAIISAAEITAAEAIHPGYGFLSENAEFARLCAKCGVKFIGPTPEAMSAWGDKVTARTNAARFGLPLLPGSAVLRDVTHALEEAERIGYPVILKASGGGGGRGMRIVRVGSEMESSFLSARHEAESGFKNPDVYLEKFIERPKHIEFQVIADQHGGVWTLGERECSMQRRHQKIIEEAPSPAMTSEMRQSMAEVIRRAIRETGYTSLGTLEFIMDERGELYFLEMNTRVQVEHPVTEMVTGLDLVQMQIRAAAGEKLDLPDTRPWSFRGHSIECRVNAEDPVSFAPWPGLITEYFPPGGTGVRVDSGVYGGWRVPSDYDSLLAKLIVHAPTRAEAITRMRRALDEFIVEGIRTNVALHKRLLEHEEMIDGTMTTRTIEGLVAAQAKH; translated from the coding sequence GTGTTCAAGAAGATCCTCATCGCGAATCGCGGCGAGATCGCCCTTCGTGTTCTCCGCGCGTGCCGCGAGCTCGGCATCAAGACCGTCGCCGTCTATTCGGAGCCCGACGCGCGAGCCCTGCACGTGCGCTTCGCCGATCAGGCCATTTGCATCGGCCCCGCCAACGCGTCGAAGAGCTACCTCAACATCCCCGCCATCATCAGCGCCGCGGAGATCACCGCCGCGGAAGCCATTCACCCCGGCTACGGCTTTCTGTCAGAGAACGCCGAGTTCGCGCGCCTCTGCGCCAAGTGTGGTGTGAAGTTCATCGGGCCCACGCCCGAGGCGATGAGCGCGTGGGGCGACAAGGTCACCGCGCGCACGAACGCGGCGCGCTTCGGCTTGCCCCTTCTGCCGGGCTCGGCCGTGCTCCGCGACGTCACGCACGCCCTCGAGGAGGCGGAACGCATCGGCTACCCCGTCATCCTGAAGGCCTCCGGCGGCGGTGGCGGGCGCGGCATGCGCATCGTGCGCGTCGGCTCCGAGATGGAGTCTTCGTTCCTGAGCGCGCGCCACGAGGCGGAGTCCGGCTTCAAGAACCCCGACGTCTACCTCGAGAAATTCATCGAGCGCCCCAAGCACATCGAGTTCCAGGTGATCGCCGACCAGCACGGCGGTGTCTGGACCCTCGGCGAGCGAGAATGCTCGATGCAGCGGCGCCACCAGAAGATCATCGAAGAGGCGCCCAGCCCCGCGATGACGAGCGAGATGCGCCAGTCCATGGCCGAGGTGATCCGGCGCGCCATCCGGGAGACCGGCTACACGTCGCTCGGCACCCTCGAGTTCATCATGGATGAGCGCGGCGAGCTCTACTTCCTTGAGATGAACACGCGCGTGCAGGTCGAGCACCCGGTGACCGAGATGGTCACGGGCCTCGACCTCGTGCAGATGCAAATCCGCGCAGCGGCGGGCGAGAAACTCGACCTTCCTGACACGCGTCCGTGGAGCTTTCGTGGCCACTCCATCGAGTGCCGCGTGAACGCGGAGGATCCCGTCAGCTTTGCGCCGTGGCCCGGCCTCATCACGGAGTATTTTCCTCCCGGGGGCACGGGCGTGCGCGTTGACTCGGGCGTCTATGGCGGCTGGCGCGTCCCTTCCGACTACGACTCGCTGCTCGCCAAGCTCATCGTGCACGCGCCGACGCGCGCCGAGGCCATCACGCGCATGCGCCGCGCCCTCGACGAATTCATCGTCGAGGGCATTCGCACCAACGTCGCGTTGCACAAGCGACTCCTCGAGCACGAGGAGATGATCGACGGCACGATGACGACGCGCACCATCGAAGGGCTCGTCGCGGCGCAAGCGAAACACTGA